Proteins found in one Candidatus Hydrogenedentota bacterium genomic segment:
- the rpoZ gene encoding DNA-directed RNA polymerase subunit omega: MPAPYCVDDFKDKFDSLYRLVIVAGKRSVQISRTESHGFGAAARGRKPTITSLEEVMENKLTWSAEEEAAGDFFADDEESE; the protein is encoded by the coding sequence ATGCCTGCACCCTACTGCGTGGACGATTTCAAGGACAAGTTCGACAGCCTGTACCGGCTGGTGATCGTGGCGGGCAAGCGCTCCGTCCAGATCAGCCGCACGGAGTCGCACGGCTTCGGCGCGGCGGCCCGGGGCCGCAAGCCCACCATCACGTCCCTCGAGGAGGTGATGGAGAACAAGCTGACCTGGTCCGCCGAGGAAGAGGCGGCGGGCGACTTCTTCGCGGACGACGAGGAGTCGGAGTGA
- a CDS encoding exo-alpha-sialidase, producing MSFLLAVTMLACGADAASTEGLVLPMFKTNVETHRVFGQEHPGPYKHPASITQLANGDLYIAYYGGENEYDDNTAVYGARRKAGEEGWSHPVVIADTPFQGDGNPVVWQAPDGLVWLFYVNRLGETWCTSRVKAKVSRDGAETWSDSFMLTWEEGTMVRGQPIVLNNGDYLLPLYKEMGGDREFTSPETTCFFLRYTPSTKTWTESSRIHSAKGNEQAQVVQLTDDHLFCFTRRSGGYEPTTDGWMIRSDSFDGGKTWSEGVNTEFPNCNAAVELIKLTNGDLLLVYNNNMNDRTPLTVAVSKDGGETWPHKRDIAGGNNDFAYPYAVQGKDGKIYLVYTTNGRTTIMLAVFDEAAITEYTDE from the coding sequence ATGTCGTTTCTGCTTGCCGTGACGATGCTGGCGTGCGGTGCCGACGCCGCGTCCACCGAGGGGCTGGTTCTCCCCATGTTCAAGACCAATGTGGAGACCCACCGCGTCTTCGGGCAGGAGCATCCCGGCCCGTACAAGCACCCCGCCTCGATCACCCAACTCGCCAACGGGGACCTCTACATCGCCTACTACGGCGGCGAGAACGAGTATGACGACAACACGGCGGTCTACGGCGCCCGTCGGAAGGCCGGGGAGGAGGGCTGGTCCCACCCCGTGGTCATCGCGGACACGCCGTTCCAGGGAGACGGTAACCCCGTGGTCTGGCAGGCGCCCGACGGGCTGGTGTGGCTCTTCTATGTGAACCGCCTCGGGGAGACGTGGTGCACGTCGCGGGTGAAGGCGAAGGTGTCGAGGGACGGCGCGGAGACCTGGTCCGACTCCTTCATGCTGACGTGGGAGGAGGGCACCATGGTCCGCGGACAGCCCATCGTGCTGAACAACGGCGACTACCTCCTGCCGCTGTACAAGGAGATGGGCGGCGACCGCGAGTTCACGTCCCCCGAGACCACCTGCTTCTTCCTGCGCTACACCCCGTCCACCAAGACCTGGACCGAGAGCAGCCGCATCCACTCGGCCAAGGGCAACGAGCAGGCCCAGGTCGTCCAGCTCACGGACGACCACCTCTTCTGCTTCACCCGCCGCAGCGGCGGCTACGAGCCCACAACCGACGGGTGGATGATCCGCAGCGACTCCTTCGACGGCGGCAAGACCTGGTCCGAGGGCGTCAACACGGAGTTCCCCAACTGCAACGCGGCGGTCGAGCTCATCAAGCTCACCAACGGCGACCTCCTGCTGGTCTACAACAACAACATGAACGACCGCACGCCGCTCACCGTCGCCGTCAGCAAGGACGGCGGCGAGACCTGGCCCCACAAGCGCGACATCGCCGGGGGCAACAACGACTTCGCGTACCCCTACGCCGTGCAGGGAAAGGACGGGAAAATCTACCTCGTCTACACCACCAACGGCCGCACCACGATCATGCTCGCCGTGTTCGACGAGGCCGCCATCACCGAGTACACCGACGAGTGA
- a CDS encoding sugar phosphate isomerase/epimerase, whose protein sequence is MGKIGIGVNMEFVRHEDKSFEWGVEKAAALGYEYVEPMVHWGRELLSEAGYFHSVSMLDDPLRLRRACEQAGIRMSGLSAHCPLCKPEVSVEYLKQAVRFAAEAGAPVINTDEGLKPAWTTVEEDHVLMRYTLCEAVAVAAPRGIVIGIEPHQQYSKTPDGLDRIQALPASPVVGINFDTGNSYLGGEDPYVWLERVKDRLVHLHAKDISVSQSDSERGKVTGTPVGCACGDGVIDWKRVADICRTVPQDIVFSVECGTVDQAERSIAHLKAVLG, encoded by the coding sequence ATGGGCAAGATCGGCATCGGCGTGAACATGGAGTTTGTCCGGCACGAGGACAAGAGTTTTGAGTGGGGGGTGGAGAAGGCGGCGGCGCTGGGCTATGAGTATGTGGAGCCCATGGTGCACTGGGGCCGGGAGCTGCTGAGCGAGGCGGGCTACTTCCACAGCGTCTCGATGCTGGACGACCCGCTGCGCCTGCGGCGGGCCTGCGAACAGGCGGGGATCAGGATGTCGGGCCTGAGCGCGCACTGCCCGCTGTGCAAGCCGGAGGTCAGCGTGGAGTACCTGAAGCAGGCCGTGCGCTTCGCCGCGGAGGCGGGCGCGCCGGTGATCAACACGGACGAGGGGCTGAAGCCCGCATGGACGACGGTGGAGGAGGACCATGTGCTCATGCGGTACACGCTGTGCGAGGCGGTGGCGGTGGCCGCGCCGCGGGGCATCGTCATCGGCATCGAGCCGCACCAGCAGTACAGCAAGACGCCGGACGGGCTGGACCGCATCCAGGCGCTGCCGGCCAGCCCGGTGGTGGGCATCAACTTCGACACGGGGAACAGCTACCTCGGCGGCGAGGACCCCTATGTCTGGCTGGAGCGGGTGAAGGACCGGCTGGTCCACCTGCACGCGAAGGACATCTCGGTCAGCCAGTCGGACTCCGAGCGGGGCAAGGTCACGGGCACGCCCGTGGGCTGCGCCTGCGGCGACGGCGTCATTGACTGGAAGCGCGTCGCGGACATCTGCCGGACCGTCCCGCAGGACATCGTGTTCTCCGTCGAGTGCGGAACGGTGGACCAGGCGGAGCGGAGCATCGCGCACTTGAAGGCCGTGCTGGGGTAG
- the mtnA gene encoding S-methyl-5-thioribose-1-phosphate isomerase, translated as MPVKPVDWRNGQLIILDQTLLPRECCESELKTARAVWDAIRRLRVRGAPAIGVCAAYGVIVGVREQEPRDGAAAVAAAVTAADYLATARPTAVNLFWALDRMRAAARTVPAGASAAAALGVLEREANAIFAEDDAMCRAIGAHGAPLIAEGAGLLTHCNAGGLATSGYGTALAPMFSAHAAGRKFHVFADETRPLLQGARLTAWELQQAGIPVTLICDNMAAVVMRDRRVDLVIVGADRIAANGDTANKIGTYGVAVLARAHDIPFYVAAPSSTFDLSLDSGEAIPIEERDPLEITCGFGIQTAPEDIGVYNPAFDVTPAELIAGIITEKGVITEPGREKIARIVGGGAA; from the coding sequence ATGCCTGTCAAACCGGTGGACTGGCGGAACGGCCAGCTTATCATTCTCGACCAGACGCTGCTGCCCCGGGAATGCTGCGAGTCGGAGCTGAAGACGGCCCGCGCGGTGTGGGACGCCATCCGGCGCCTGAGGGTGCGCGGCGCGCCCGCCATCGGCGTCTGCGCGGCCTACGGCGTGATCGTGGGGGTGCGCGAGCAGGAGCCCCGCGACGGCGCGGCGGCGGTGGCGGCGGCCGTGACCGCGGCGGACTACCTGGCCACGGCGCGCCCCACGGCGGTGAACCTTTTCTGGGCCCTGGACCGCATGCGCGCGGCGGCGCGCACGGTGCCCGCGGGGGCCTCCGCCGCCGCCGCCCTGGGCGTGCTTGAACGCGAGGCAAACGCCATTTTCGCGGAGGACGACGCCATGTGCCGCGCCATCGGCGCGCACGGCGCGCCGCTGATCGCGGAGGGCGCGGGCCTGCTCACGCACTGCAACGCGGGCGGGCTGGCCACATCGGGGTACGGCACGGCCCTGGCGCCCATGTTTTCCGCCCATGCGGCGGGGCGGAAGTTTCATGTGTTCGCCGATGAAACCCGGCCCCTGCTCCAGGGGGCGCGCCTGACGGCCTGGGAACTCCAGCAGGCGGGCATCCCCGTGACGCTCATCTGCGACAACATGGCCGCGGTGGTCATGCGCGACCGCCGGGTGGACCTGGTGATTGTGGGCGCGGACCGCATTGCGGCGAACGGCGACACGGCCAACAAGATCGGAACCTACGGCGTGGCGGTGCTCGCGCGGGCGCACGACATCCCCTTCTACGTCGCGGCCCCGTCCTCCACCTTTGACCTTTCCCTGGACTCCGGCGAGGCCATTCCCATTGAGGAGCGCGACCCGCTGGAAATCACCTGCGGCTTCGGCATCCAGACCGCGCCGGAGGACATCGGCGTGTACAACCCGGCCTTTGACGTGACCCCGGCGGAGCTGATCGCCGGGATCATCACGGAGAAGGGCGTCATCACCGAACCCGGCCGGGAAAAGATCGCGCGGATTGTCGGCGGGGGCGCGGCATGA
- the gmk gene encoding guanylate kinase, whose amino-acid sequence MERGNLYVLSAPSGAGKNTVLDEVRRRAGHLVSTVSATTRAPRPGEVDGRDYHFLPREEFDRRVAAGGFAEWAEVHGNRYGTLNTELERCLAAGHDILLQLDVQGMRSLKRLHPGTVGVFLAPPSLGELERRLRARGTNSEEDIAVRLRNARTEMAAAGEFDHVVVNDTVARAAEAILRIMAERRGE is encoded by the coding sequence ATGGAACGCGGCAACCTGTATGTGCTGTCGGCCCCGTCCGGCGCGGGCAAGAACACGGTGCTCGACGAGGTGCGCCGCCGCGCGGGGCACCTGGTCTCGACGGTTTCCGCCACGACCCGCGCCCCGCGCCCCGGCGAAGTGGACGGCCGCGACTACCACTTCCTCCCCCGGGAGGAGTTTGACCGGCGCGTGGCCGCGGGCGGGTTTGCGGAGTGGGCGGAGGTGCACGGGAACCGCTACGGAACGCTGAACACGGAGCTGGAGCGCTGTCTGGCGGCCGGGCATGATATACTACTGCAACTCGACGTCCAGGGGATGCGCAGCCTGAAGCGGCTCCACCCCGGGACTGTCGGCGTTTTCCTGGCGCCGCCCTCCCTGGGTGAGCTGGAGCGGCGGCTGCGCGCGCGCGGCACCAACAGCGAGGAGGACATCGCGGTCCGCCTGCGCAACGCCCGGACGGAAATGGCGGCGGCGGGCGAGTTTGACCATGTGGTGGTAAACGACACGGTGGCGCGCGCGGCGGAGGCCATCCTCCGCATCATGGCGGAAAGACGAGGCGAGTGA
- the recJ gene encoding single-stranded-DNA-specific exonuclease RecJ: MKREFPRAVWRVAEMDRRAAADLAQAAGVPPVVAQLLLQRGVSTPEEARLFLNPSLSQLFDPFLMTDMQKAVDRITLARERGERVVVFGDYDVDGVSATALLTRALARFGIASVLPRMPDRLRDGYGILPAHVDQAHADGAGLIVTVDNGTSALAAAERARALGMGLVVTDHHSIEGPLPPAEAVVNPRREPEGHPGGALCGAGVAFKLGCALNGTPNDLDIAALGTVADIMPLRGENRNLVALGLRHMKRYERLGIARLAQVAGFSLKEVTSERISFHLGPRINAVGRLDDARAALDLLLAECPKEAGRLADVLNAANTERRQIEQRIFDEAMEEIESLGLEKGDAIVVARSGWHQGVVGIVASRLVSRYHRTVAVLCVEGDIARGSARAAPGVDLMEALNACRAHFSKYGGHRAAAGMTLGRPAIDAFAADFVRAVGVQTGGDPARPLLHVDAQAAFSMVDEALLRALEAMEPFGNANPAPVFAAYGVEVVAGSVRVLKDRHLKMSLRQGDKVFASLWFQQAERYLTGDFPSLADAAFTPVFDERAMDGSIQLYLKDLRPAEGG; the protein is encoded by the coding sequence ATGAAGCGGGAGTTCCCGCGCGCCGTGTGGCGCGTCGCGGAGATGGACCGGCGTGCCGCCGCCGATCTCGCCCAGGCGGCGGGCGTGCCGCCGGTGGTGGCGCAGCTGCTTCTCCAGCGGGGCGTCTCCACGCCCGAAGAGGCCCGGCTCTTTCTGAACCCCTCCCTCTCGCAGCTCTTTGACCCGTTCCTGATGACGGACATGCAAAAGGCGGTGGACCGGATCACCCTGGCCCGGGAGCGGGGGGAGCGGGTCGTTGTCTTCGGCGACTACGACGTGGACGGCGTCTCCGCCACGGCCCTGCTCACGCGGGCCCTCGCGCGCTTCGGCATCGCCTCCGTGCTGCCGCGCATGCCCGACCGGCTACGCGACGGCTACGGCATCCTGCCCGCCCATGTGGACCAGGCGCACGCCGACGGCGCGGGGCTTATTGTCACGGTGGACAACGGCACGAGCGCGCTGGCCGCGGCGGAGCGCGCGCGCGCGCTGGGCATGGGCCTGGTCGTCACGGACCACCACAGCATAGAGGGCCCCCTGCCCCCGGCGGAGGCGGTGGTCAACCCGCGCCGCGAGCCCGAGGGGCATCCCGGCGGCGCGCTCTGCGGCGCGGGCGTGGCCTTCAAGCTGGGCTGCGCGCTCAACGGCACCCCGAACGACCTGGACATCGCGGCCCTCGGCACGGTGGCGGACATCATGCCGCTGCGGGGCGAGAACCGGAACCTGGTGGCCCTGGGGCTGCGCCACATGAAGCGCTATGAGCGGCTGGGCATCGCGCGGCTCGCCCAGGTGGCCGGGTTCAGCCTCAAGGAGGTCACCTCCGAGCGCATCAGTTTCCATCTGGGGCCCCGGATCAACGCCGTGGGCCGGCTTGACGACGCGCGCGCCGCCCTGGACCTGCTTCTCGCGGAATGCCCGAAGGAGGCCGGGCGGCTTGCCGACGTGCTGAATGCGGCCAACACGGAGCGCCGCCAGATCGAGCAGCGCATCTTTGACGAGGCCATGGAGGAGATCGAGAGTCTCGGCCTGGAAAAGGGCGACGCCATCGTGGTCGCCCGCTCCGGCTGGCACCAGGGGGTTGTCGGCATCGTCGCCTCCCGCCTCGTTTCGCGGTACCACCGGACGGTGGCCGTGCTGTGCGTGGAGGGGGACATCGCCCGGGGCTCCGCGCGCGCCGCGCCCGGCGTGGACCTCATGGAGGCGCTTAACGCTTGCCGCGCCCATTTCTCCAAGTACGGCGGGCACCGGGCCGCCGCGGGCATGACCCTGGGCCGCCCGGCCATAGACGCCTTTGCGGCGGATTTCGTGCGCGCCGTGGGCGTCCAGACCGGCGGGGATCCAGCCCGGCCCCTGCTCCACGTGGACGCGCAGGCGGCCTTCAGCATGGTGGACGAGGCGCTCCTGCGGGCGCTGGAGGCGATGGAGCCCTTCGGCAACGCAAACCCCGCCCCGGTCTTCGCCGCCTACGGCGTCGAGGTGGTTGCCGGCTCGGTGCGCGTGCTCAAAGACCGGCACCTCAAGATGTCCCTGCGCCAGGGCGACAAGGTGTTCGCCTCCCTGTGGTTCCAGCAGGCCGAGCGCTACCTGACGGGCGATTTCCCCTCCCTCGCGGACGCGGCGTTCACCCCCGTGTTTGACGAGCGGGCGATGGACGGGTCCATCCAGCTCTACCTGAAGGACCTGCGCCCGGCTGAGGGGGGCTGA
- a CDS encoding DMT family transporter produces the protein MPSPSRPQPSRDDNRRAALAMFGAAAGFALMAALAHGLRGDLPWPVVAFARCAAMLAVMAGVLAARRAPLVLLGNRTLWLRSVFGTLGLLTTFYCLSRMPVADTVVIFAMSPLWIVLITARLDRAPTPPATWLHLALALSGVLLMERPSFSADSLPLAVALAGSVAVAVAMVSLSRTHDYPQETVVTHFSLFATLATLALALSGAGGTLPAGAWSPARHLPVLAAMGVCGTAGQLLMTAAYRRGRPTLMALVGLSQIVMGAGLDAAVFGHGVDAPKAAGMALIVLGITLNARRGAVEAG, from the coding sequence ATGCCCTCCCCTTCCCGGCCCCAGCCCTCCCGCGACGACAACCGGCGCGCCGCCCTGGCCATGTTCGGCGCGGCGGCGGGGTTCGCCCTCATGGCCGCGCTGGCCCACGGCCTGCGCGGGGATCTGCCGTGGCCGGTGGTGGCCTTCGCGCGGTGCGCGGCGATGCTGGCCGTGATGGCGGGGGTGCTGGCCGCGCGGCGCGCGCCCCTGGTGCTGCTGGGCAACCGCACGCTGTGGCTGCGGAGCGTCTTCGGCACCCTCGGCCTGCTGACCACCTTCTACTGCCTGAGCCGCATGCCCGTGGCGGACACGGTGGTGATCTTCGCCATGAGCCCCCTGTGGATCGTCCTGATCACCGCGCGCCTCGACCGGGCGCCCACGCCGCCTGCCACCTGGCTCCATCTGGCGCTCGCCCTTTCCGGGGTGCTCCTCATGGAGAGGCCCTCCTTCTCGGCGGACTCCCTGCCGCTGGCTGTCGCGCTGGCGGGGTCGGTGGCCGTGGCCGTGGCCATGGTCAGCCTGAGCCGCACCCACGACTATCCGCAGGAGACGGTTGTCACCCATTTCTCCCTCTTCGCGACCCTTGCCACCCTCGCCCTGGCACTGTCGGGGGCGGGCGGAACCCTGCCCGCGGGCGCGTGGTCCCCCGCGCGGCACCTGCCCGTGCTGGCGGCCATGGGCGTCTGCGGCACGGCGGGCCAGCTGCTCATGACGGCGGCATACCGGCGGGGCCGGCCCACGCTGATGGCGCTGGTGGGGCTGAGCCAGATCGTGATGGGGGCGGGGCTGGACGCGGCGGTGTTCGGCCACGGCGTGGACGCGCCCAAGGCGGCGGGCATGGCGCTCATCGTGCTGGGCATCACGCTTAACGCGCGCCGGGGCGCGGTGGAGGCGGGATAA
- a CDS encoding (d)CMP kinase, which translates to MSGAARIVAIDGPAGAGKSTVARRVAERLGFAFLDTGAMYRAATWRALARGVDLDDPDALAASTRDMRLEMEETPQGQRVTVDGEDVTAAIRTPEVTRLIYKLDQIPGVRRILVDHQRRFGERGPTVAEGRDIGTVVFPAAKCKIYLDASLDCRTRRRAAELSAKGLPVDFDQLREDIRDRDEKSATRADSPLRRAEDAVLLDTTDMTADEVVEAIASLAGKCP; encoded by the coding sequence ATGAGCGGGGCCGCGCGCATTGTCGCCATAGACGGCCCCGCGGGGGCGGGAAAAAGCACCGTCGCCCGCCGGGTCGCGGAGCGGCTGGGTTTCGCCTTTCTGGACACGGGGGCCATGTACCGCGCCGCCACGTGGCGCGCCCTCGCCCGGGGGGTGGACCTTGACGACCCCGACGCGCTGGCCGCCTCCACCCGCGACATGCGCCTGGAAATGGAAGAGACGCCGCAGGGGCAGCGGGTGACGGTGGACGGGGAGGACGTGACGGCGGCCATCCGCACCCCTGAAGTGACGCGCCTCATCTACAAGCTGGACCAGATTCCCGGGGTGCGCCGCATCCTGGTGGACCACCAGCGCCGTTTCGGCGAGCGGGGCCCCACGGTCGCCGAGGGGCGCGACATCGGCACGGTGGTCTTTCCCGCCGCGAAGTGCAAAATCTACCTGGACGCGTCGCTGGACTGCCGCACCCGCCGCCGCGCGGCCGAACTCTCGGCAAAGGGGCTGCCAGTGGATTTTGACCAGCTGCGCGAGGATATCCGCGACCGCGATGAGAAGAGCGCCACCCGCGCGGACTCGCCATTGCGCCGCGCCGAAGACGCCGTGCTCCTGGACACCACCGACATGACGGCGGACGAGGTGGTGGAGGCCATCGCCTCCCTCGCGGGGAAATGCCCATGA
- a CDS encoding glycosyltransferase family 2 protein, whose translation MSGTHHETPRGDGGFRADYLRLCDWTAQVGLALEEMDGLWWWRAGLRRRAALEALGLLPKPPLPAEAAAALRARAEEEQRRVLETLDGGGLSGAEAVDAVNAQCRVLAGIYGELTRMARSPWWRLGIAARRAAGALGVKKRAFRMPTEEAAEVMGLFRAWLAWSDFGAWYPDRLPAVNRTETAAPPDASLFGGRMAELLRDGGYPLLPHVWRASEAHAAALRRQHSPAGPAPLVSVIMAAWNREAVIGDAVRSVLEQTWTQWELLVCDDGSVDGTAARAVAAGDPRVRVLRLPHGGAARARNAGLAEARGEHIAYLDTDNLWHPAYLETMLAAVAGRGPVCAFARSVEAVAGTDGRFRVRSARGIDHDYERLLVRNHLDLNTFMHHRALYERLGGFTDSLPRGQDWDLALRYTHSVEPVAVDALLALYRRHPGWGQLTDTQRHRAGFVERIVRGNVTLLGRDGLPSLSRITPRPRVLVLGADADAPRARALADILTSHDIAKAEAVETAEAITKHLAGADALYVVGDAARLLVGLPFPQGFPVFLEDAPEPAALPGAVVRQTTSRVLPGLEGAGFPVGGGCPDAPSFPPAGGAALEGFRVLPVGGTADNAGHFFKRLDMRAAVPAPPQSGGTPFSGVDAVVVGFCGDGAPGPGRTHDAAVRAFASGVSVVAAHGCGLDALLRRGCAHGVRAGDFDALRAVLEKLAGDHRLDTVTVAARRLYERTASPRAAAVQVSLLLTEAPPPARTD comes from the coding sequence ATGTCCGGAACACACCACGAGACGCCGCGCGGCGACGGCGGTTTCCGCGCCGACTATCTGCGCCTGTGCGACTGGACGGCGCAGGTCGGCCTCGCATTGGAGGAGATGGACGGGCTGTGGTGGTGGCGGGCGGGCCTGCGGCGGCGGGCCGCGCTGGAGGCGCTGGGGCTGCTGCCAAAGCCGCCGCTGCCCGCGGAGGCGGCGGCCGCCCTGCGCGCGCGCGCGGAGGAGGAGCAGCGCCGGGTGCTGGAGACGCTGGACGGCGGCGGGCTTTCGGGCGCGGAGGCGGTGGACGCGGTGAACGCGCAGTGCCGCGTCCTGGCGGGAATCTACGGCGAGCTGACGCGCATGGCGCGGAGCCCGTGGTGGCGGCTGGGCATTGCGGCGCGCCGCGCGGCGGGGGCGCTGGGCGTGAAGAAGCGCGCTTTCCGCATGCCAACGGAGGAGGCGGCGGAGGTCATGGGCCTGTTCCGCGCGTGGCTGGCGTGGTCGGACTTTGGGGCGTGGTATCCGGACCGCCTGCCCGCGGTGAACCGGACCGAGACCGCCGCCCCGCCGGACGCCTCGCTTTTCGGCGGCAGGATGGCGGAACTGCTCCGGGACGGGGGGTATCCCCTGCTTCCCCATGTCTGGCGGGCCAGCGAGGCCCATGCCGCCGCCCTCCGGCGGCAGCATTCCCCGGCCGGACCCGCCCCGCTGGTCTCGGTCATCATGGCCGCTTGGAACCGCGAGGCGGTCATCGGCGACGCCGTGCGCAGCGTGCTGGAGCAGACCTGGACGCAGTGGGAGCTGCTCGTGTGCGACGACGGCAGCGTGGACGGCACGGCGGCGCGCGCGGTGGCGGCGGGCGATCCCCGGGTGCGCGTGCTGCGGCTCCCGCACGGGGGCGCGGCGCGGGCGCGCAACGCGGGCCTCGCGGAGGCGCGGGGCGAACACATCGCGTATCTGGACACGGACAACCTGTGGCACCCGGCCTATCTGGAGACTATGCTCGCCGCCGTGGCGGGCCGGGGGCCGGTATGCGCCTTCGCGCGGAGCGTGGAGGCCGTCGCCGGCACGGACGGCCGTTTCCGGGTGCGCTCGGCGCGGGGGATAGACCACGACTATGAGCGGCTCCTGGTGCGGAACCACCTGGATCTGAACACGTTCATGCACCACCGGGCGCTGTATGAGCGGCTGGGCGGGTTCACGGACTCCCTGCCCAGGGGGCAGGACTGGGACCTCGCCCTGCGCTACACGCACAGCGTGGAGCCGGTGGCGGTGGACGCGCTGCTCGCCCTCTACCGGCGGCATCCCGGCTGGGGGCAGCTCACGGACACCCAGCGCCACCGCGCGGGCTTCGTCGAGCGGATCGTCCGGGGCAATGTCACGCTGCTGGGCCGCGACGGCCTGCCGTCCCTGTCGCGGATCACGCCGCGCCCGCGGGTGCTCGTGCTGGGGGCCGATGCGGACGCCCCGCGCGCGCGCGCCCTCGCCGACATCCTCACGAGCCACGACATCGCCAAAGCGGAGGCCGTGGAGACGGCGGAGGCCATCACGAAACATCTGGCCGGGGCCGACGCCCTGTATGTTGTCGGAGACGCGGCGCGGCTGCTCGTGGGACTCCCCTTCCCGCAGGGCTTTCCCGTGTTTCTCGAGGACGCGCCCGAACCGGCGGCCCTTCCCGGCGCGGTGGTGCGGCAAACCACCTCCCGCGTGCTGCCCGGTCTGGAGGGCGCGGGGTTCCCCGTGGGAGGGGGATGCCCCGACGCGCCTTCCTTTCCCCCGGCGGGCGGTGCCGCGCTGGAAGGATTCCGCGTTCTGCCGGTCGGCGGCACGGCCGACAATGCCGGACATTTCTTCAAGCGCCTCGACATGCGGGCGGCCGTGCCCGCCCCTCCACAATCCGGCGGCACGCCTTTTTCCGGCGTGGACGCCGTGGTGGTCGGGTTCTGCGGGGACGGCGCCCCGGGTCCCGGCCGGACGCATGACGCGGCGGTGCGCGCCTTTGCCTCGGGGGTGTCGGTGGTCGCCGCCCACGGGTGCGGCCTGGACGCGCTCCTCCGGCGGGGCTGCGCGCACGGCGTGCGCGCGGGGGATTTCGACGCGCTGCGGGCGGTGCTGGAGAAACTGGCGGGCGACCACCGCCTGGATACGGTGACCGTCGCTGCCCGCCGCCTGTATGAGCGCACGGCCTCGCCCCGCGCGGCGGCGGTGCAGGTGTCGCTGCTGCTCACCGAGGCCCCGCCCCCCGCGCGCACGGACTGA
- the coaBC gene encoding bifunctional phosphopantothenoylcysteine decarboxylase/phosphopantothenate--cysteine ligase CoaBC, with protein MKRCFSGKTVVLGVTGSIAAYKACEVASRLVECGAAVIPALSESACKLIGPATLEAITGRRAILGLWEPGTASEMEHIAMARQADLFLVAPATANIIAKAANGIADDWISTTLLATRAPVLFAPAMNTNMYLHPATRDNIARLRRRGALFVGPGRGRLACGTEGEGRLIETDVILEAAAMALNPHKDLFGRTILITSGANHEPLDPVRYIGNRSTGRMGRAFAMAALSRGARVWVVRGPSTEPLPAAAQVTDVQTAREMHDAVMELVPRADVFIAAAAVADYRPETTHLSKIKRSPDAFTLPLVPNPDIAAAVGGNRRPGQILVGFAAETENVPANGAAKLRAKNLDLLIANRVGGARSAIGSEDCEAWLVHRDREPDAYGVIPKTVLADRVLSEIARMLSAPRPVA; from the coding sequence ATGAAGCGGTGCTTCTCCGGCAAGACCGTCGTGCTCGGCGTGACGGGGTCCATCGCCGCCTACAAGGCGTGCGAGGTGGCGTCGAGGCTCGTTGAATGCGGCGCGGCGGTGATCCCCGCGCTCTCGGAGTCCGCCTGCAAGCTCATCGGCCCCGCGACCCTGGAGGCCATCACGGGCCGCCGGGCGATCCTGGGCCTGTGGGAGCCCGGCACCGCGTCGGAGATGGAGCACATCGCCATGGCCCGCCAGGCCGACCTGTTCCTGGTCGCCCCGGCCACGGCCAACATCATCGCGAAGGCGGCCAACGGCATCGCGGACGACTGGATCTCGACGACCCTGCTGGCCACGCGCGCGCCGGTGCTCTTCGCCCCGGCGATGAACACCAACATGTACCTGCACCCGGCCACGCGCGACAACATCGCCCGGCTGCGGCGGCGCGGCGCGCTGTTCGTGGGGCCGGGCAGGGGCCGGCTCGCCTGCGGCACCGAGGGCGAGGGGCGCCTCATTGAGACGGACGTCATCCTTGAGGCCGCCGCCATGGCCCTCAACCCGCACAAGGACCTTTTCGGCCGCACCATCCTGATCACCAGCGGGGCGAACCACGAGCCTCTCGACCCGGTCCGCTACATCGGCAACCGGTCCACCGGCCGCATGGGCCGCGCCTTTGCCATGGCCGCCCTCAGCCGCGGCGCGCGGGTGTGGGTCGTGCGCGGGCCGTCCACCGAGCCCCTGCCCGCGGCGGCGCAGGTGACGGACGTGCAGACCGCCCGCGAGATGCACGACGCGGTCATGGAGCTGGTGCCGCGCGCCGACGTGTTCATCGCCGCGGCCGCCGTGGCCGACTACCGGCCCGAGACCACGCACCTTTCCAAGATCAAGCGCAGCCCGGACGCGTTCACGCTGCCGCTGGTGCCGAATCCGGACATCGCGGCGGCGGTCGGCGGCAACCGCCGGCCCGGCCAGATACTGGTGGGGTTTGCCGCCGAGACGGAAAACGTGCCCGCGAACGGCGCGGCGAAGCTGCGCGCCAAAAACCTCGACCTGCTCATCGCGAACCGCGTCGGCGGCGCGCGCAGCGCCATCGGCTCCGAGGACTGCGAGGCCTGGCTGGTCCACCGCGACCGCGAGCCGGACGCCTACGGCGTCATTCCCAAGACCGTGCTGGCCGACCGCGTGCTGAGCGAGATTGCCCGCATGCTGAGCGCCCCGCGTCCCGTCGCCTGA